TGGATATAGACATCGAAGGCATGCCCGCGTGGGTTGAGGAATTTTTGACGCTGGTTGGCCTGGCGGCGAGCATCCGCACGAATGGCCTCATCAATCCTATTACGGTGAACCATCAGGTAGACCGCTACATCATCGAAACGGGGGAGCGGCGCTGGCTGGCGCATCATCTGCTGCTGGCTGAGGTGGGGAATGAATTCGCAAAGATCCCGGCGCAGGAAGTGCTAGAGATCAACTTATGGCGTCAGGCGGATGAGAACGGGAACCGCCGACCCCTGAACGCGATTGGCATGGCTCGCCAGATTGCGCTGTTGATTATGGATATGTACGAACACGAGGACCAAACGGTGTTCCAGCCGTATGAGGCGCTGGTGCGACCTGGTGAATGTGATCGTGCGTACTATGCCCAGGTTTCCAACGGTTACACCTATAAGGTGAAGGATGGTTACCTGGACAAGATGCTTAAGGCAACTGGGCTGCCTTCTTCGCGGGTGTTGAGTGCTTACCGCGCTCTGCTGCGCGTTGATGACGATCTTTGGATTAAGGCGGACCGCGATAGCTGGCCGGAGAAGTGGATACGAGACGAGCAGGATTCGCGCCGAAATCCTGTGAAACATGCCGAGAGTTTACCCCAGGGTAAACACCCGGACGATGAGAGTTTACCGGACGGTAAACACCATGTGCCTGAAACAGGGGGCATTGAGCGCTTTTTGGGCGAGAAACCGGATATGCAGCGGCCAGCGCGCACGGATGGTATGGACCGTGAGCAGGTGGATGCTTATTACGATGAGGCGCATCTGCGGCGCAGTGGGCCGACGTGGGATGACCCGGAGCCTGAGCCACCGGTTGAGCTGGAATATGTGGACGATGACGATGATTACGATCCGGGTGAATTCGCGGGGCATATCCCTGCGGCGGATGCATCGCCGGTGATTGATTACCACATGCGAGGTGTGATTGGTAAGTTTGCTGATTTGGCGTTGCAATACAACGATCGTGAACTGGCTCTGCGCCTGCAAAGCTGGCGGGATATGACGAAGAAGCAGGTCCAGGACCAGCTTGCTGTTGCTGAAGGTGGTGCTCAGTTGGCTCAGTTTATCCACGAACTGATGGTGGATTTGAATCAGTTCTTGATGGATAAGCCTGCACGCCAGATTGAGCAGCTCGCTAAAGAGCAGATCCGGCGCTTCATGGAGTAGGGCATATGGCTATGTACAAGCTATGGACAGTTAATTTGATGAGGGAGCCTGCGTTGGACCAGCTCCTGGCGTATTTGCTGCCAGGGGAGGATGGGCATCGCGCGGTATGGCGAGAGGTGGGGTGGTTCAATGATGCCACCATAAAGAAGGGGTTGGACGATCAGTTGATCGTCCAGCACCCGGAGCGGCCTGGGTTGTATGCGATCTCTAAAAAGGGATATGAGGCTCTGAGGGCTGGAAAGTTCAAGTCAGAGCATCAGCGGCAGGGGCCACAGGACAAGTCACAGAATGGGGTTTATCAGGTAGGAGCCTGACATGTTGGACGAATATGTTATCTCGAATGATCCGACGTTCTATGGCAAAGACAATTCGCCGAAGTGGTTAGTCCAGATCTATCCAGATGCGGTGATTGTGATGCCGGGGCATGTGGCTGAGGGCGGACAATTTGAGAAGGTCGAGGATGTGACATCGATGATCTTCTTCTATGACCGCAACTCTGGGTTAAGAGATGCGGTCATGATGTGGCCGCATTGCAACGAACAGCAGATCCATGATGACATTGCCAGTCTGATGCGGAAGGTGCGCGTCTAATGGCGAGTGCGACGCAAGCGGCGGGGCTGAAAGGTCTGTGGCCCTGCCGCGTGGGGCTTGCAACGAACGCGGGCGAAGTGTTTTACAGTGGGGTTATGGGTGATGGAGAGCGCCCAGGGAGCCGCAGAGAGGCTCAATAAGATTATTGACTATCCGCAAGTTATCGCATGTGAGCTTAGGGCGTGCCTGAGTGCCATGCGAGGGCAGGACCGCGCGTTAGGGTTTGAGGACTGGCGCGTTGGCTCACAAAGAAGGACGTGCTTCAATGACTGCAACACAATATACAGAAAAGCGGCGAGCTCTAGCTGGCCTCAGTGGTAATGCTTACAAGGTTCTCGATTATTTGTGCATCTTGGCGGATGAAAGAGGGGTCGCATGGCCCAAGCAAGATGACATCAGTGATGGCGTAGCCCTGGCCGAGAATACGGTGCGGGAACGGCTGGATGAGTTGGTCGAGGCTGGTTATGTGCGGTATCTGCGCAAAGATTCACGAGATGAGTTGACACGTCGCAAAGAAGGCAACGTCTATATCCTCAATCCTTCGCTGCTGCTGACGACATCTGAAGAAGGTTCCCAATTGTGGAACGGTGCAAATCCCTCCCTCAAAAATTGCGGTAGACAAGAACAGTTACAAGAACATCTACAAGAACAAGTACAAGAACTACCTACAGACAGCCAACATCATTACTTCGGTTGCTTTATAGACGTGAGCGACCTTGGCCGGGTGGGTGGTTCTGATTCTGATGTTTCTGAGTCATCTGATACAGGGTGTGATGATTTGCCATTGTTCCAGTACGAGCGGGAACTGATGGCCGGGTCTGATTTGTTCCGAGATCTGGTGCAATCGGCTGAGACGGCTGACCGGCCACGTGATGGGCTGGCGGATCGTTTGGCGTACTGGCAGATCGGGGCGAGTGTGACGCGGCGCTGGGTTGAGCAGTATGGGATTGACCTGGTCGAGCAGGCGTATGCGCACGTAAAGCGCTCTGAGAACGTGAAAAACCCGGCGGCGCTGATGGGTTGGAGCCTGAAGAACCCGCAGCATATTCGTAGGGTGACTGTGCCTGTGGCGGATGTGCTGATGGATGGGAGCCGTTACGCCAGTGGGCAGTATGCAGATTTTATTTTGAGTTAACTGGTTCGAGATTGGAGAACAGGAGAATTCATCATGTGGGAATTTGTGCCAGATGATGGCAGTACGCAGTTTGTTGTGCCGGATTTTGAAGACGCGCGGTCTGATTATGCACCGTACTACCGATCTGGAAAGTCGGTTGAGCGGGCACAGGAAGATGTTCGCTCGAACATGGCTAAGCTCGGTGCGGGTGTCCTGAGCTTTATGCCAGGGTATTTCTCTGTGGACGGGCAAAAGCGCTATGGCTTTGTCATTAAGTTTGCATGGGGCGGTGGGCAAGGTGTCATTCGTGTGGCTGGATTACCGATGCGCATTGAAACACCGAAGAAGATCGAGCAAGTACGGGTGCAATCACTGCTGAATGTATCTGATTGGTTGATGACGATGGTTACGAGCCGCGTTTTTACGCCAGATTTCGCGCCGTTTTTGCCGTATATGCTGATCGACGGTCAAAAGACTGTGCTGGATGTAATCCGTGAGGGTGGCGTGCTGGCACTGCCGAGCAGCCCTGATGTGGAGATTGGAGAATAAACATGTGGAGCATTCGGCAAACGGATCCGGGGTCTCAGTCGGCGCATATTCAGGTGACGATCGTTGGTGAGGTGAGTGTTCGTCTCTCCAGGGGTGTCGTCGTCCGAAAAATGTCATTTACAAGACATTTGCATCGGGCTGCTGATGGCCGCTACTTTGGATTTCATCCACTTAGAAAAATGCAAGTTTCATATGGTCGCCCTGGGGATTTCAAGGTTGGTTCGCTGCCAGCCGTAGGGGGTGTGGCCTGATGGACGCAAAGGGGTTTCACACGCTGCGCAATATGTTGCAGATTGAGTACGCGGCGGAGCGTGACGCTATCGAGAAGACGATGCCAGATGTCTCACTGAGTTACATGAACTGGCTGGAATTGAAGGTGCTGCGCAGTAAGGTGACACCTGCCGAGCCAGCGAAGGACAATCGCATCCGGGCGAAGATCCAGACATTTGCTGAAGGCCAGATTATGCGTGCTTCACGGGATGGTGAGTTATGAGAAAGCGTCGTCCTGTGATGTGGAACGGGGTGCAATACCCAAGTATTTACGAGGCTGCTAAGGCGAATGGGATGTCCAGGGAGTGCATGTTGTATCGCGTCCGCAAGAAGTATCGGTGTGATGCGGATGTTGGTCAATCGCCGCGACGGCGTCCTGTGTCCTGGAATGGTAAGCGGTTCAAGAGTGTGGGTGAAGCCGCGCGGGCGAACTATATCACGGTGGCCGGGATGCTGTACCGAGTGAACCAGGGCTATACGTGTGATGCGGATTTGAAGAAATGACCCGTTACACGTTCCTGGGGGATAAGCTGACGCGGGATGAGCTGCGAGGTATGCAATGCGATCCCGTCCGGCGCGCTGATGGTAAGTGCATTGTGAGCGTGAAGATGGCGACTGCACTCGTCATTGACGCGCACGGCGTGACGTATGTGGTGCCGCGGCGGCGGCTGAGATTGAACCGATAACTCCCATTATGTGGTTATGGAGGTCATGATGAAAGACAGCAAGATTGGATGGACGACACATAGCTGGAACCCATGGGGATGGGTCTGCAACAAGGTCAGTGAGGGGTGCAAGAATTGCTATATGTTCGCAATGGCGGCGCGGTTCCACAAAGAGAATCCAGCCACCCGGTCACCTGAGTGGCGCGAACAAGAATCCGCACGGGAACTAAGAAGTTTCCGGTTAGGTGACGTCATCTTCGTGAATTCGATGTCTGACACCTACAGCGAGCGGGTGCCGGATGAATACATCGAACGGGTTCACCAGACCGTGCAGGCGAATCACGACAAGGTGTTTTTGCTGCTGACAAAACGTCCTGAGCGTGCCCTGGCGCTGGCGGATCAGCTCGTATGGCCCAAGAATTTGTGGGTTGGTACCAGCGTGGAGATGGAGAAGCACATTCACCGGCTGGATACGCTGCTGCAACTGCCGACACGCAACTTCTTCGTGAGTGCTGAGCCTCTTCTTGAGGCTCTACCGAGCTTGTACTGGTATTTGCAGCCAAACAGCACTGATGGCAAATGCATAGAGTGGGTTATCGTCGGCGGCGAATCTGGCCGGAACCGGAGACTATTTGATAAAGAGTGGGCGCGTGACATTCAGTGGATGTGTGGGGAATTTGAGACGCCATTCTTCTTCAAGCAGGGGTCAGATGCGGTATCCGGGCAGGACCGGGACTTAGATGGCCGCACCTGGGACGAAACGCCCGACTGGTCAAAGTATGTTGACGATAACCCAACGCAAATGATGTTGAGCGACATTATCCCGTTTTAGGGGGCTGTGATGTCAGACAGGATTACTGTTAGCGAGATTGAGGAAGTTTGCGCCGCTGCTGGATTGGAATTCTTGACTCTCAATGAGACTGTGTTTGTTATGCACCCCACGAATGGCATTACTGCATTGAACGATCATATCATCAAGCAGCACTTTGGGAGGCTTGACAAAGTGGTTGAGGGGTTAGCGGAATACGGGCGTGTGTGGACCGGGATGCTAGAGGAAGTTAATCAGGCGACAGGAGAACATGACGATGATACAGATTGATTTGCTGCCGGGTGAGACGTTTGGTGATGCGCTGGATCGCATCTTCGGTAAGGATACGATGGATGCGCTTCGTGCGACTTTGAAAGTGCGAAGCGCCGCGTGGGAGGCGGTGATAAGGAAGATCAATATCAAATACGGGTGCACTTTGAGTGTGTATACAACGGCCTGCCCTGTGCAGATTGTTGGGCGGTTGCATGATGGTCAGGCTTTTTACTTCCGAGAGAGATGGGGTGAGTGGGAAGCTGGCATCGGGGCGAGTGATGAGCTCGCTCATCAGGCTGCATTTTACATTGAGACGCCGGAAGGGTGCTTTGGGTGGGAAGGTGAGTGCCAGAGCGAGCCGTCGTGGATGGATGTGGAAGAAGTTGCTGTCACGATCATCAGCATTCTTCGTGAATATAATGCGAGGCTGAATTAACCACGTAGGTGCCGGGATAGAGTCTGGTTAGCGTCTTGTTTTATTACCAGGTACGTTGACAATTATCATATAATAAAGATAGGAATAAGTGAGGGTTGTAGTTATATGCTGCAACCCTCATTCATTAACAATCGCAAGCTGCCTTGGTCTGCTATGACACAGGACAGGGGACGCGGCCCGAAAGGCCGCAAGAAGAGTGCGGGCGGGTTGGTGGGATCGTACTTTTCTGAGTTGACGTGCTTCAGGAGTTTGCGATGTTTTTATCAATTGAAGATTGCATTATGCAAGTGGTTAAGCAGCTAGAGCGCAACGGCGGCGGGTCTGTGTATCCGCGTGCGGTGGCGGCAAGGATTTTGACGGACTTCGGCTTTTACCGTGCTGAGCAGACGCTGCGCCGTGACATGAGCCGATTGGCTGATTCGGGTAAGCTGTATCGTGTTGGTGGCAAGAATGCGCGTCGTGGTTATGTGCAGGCGCGGGTCCGAAGCTGGCAGCCGATGATGGCAGCATAGGCAGAAACAGAAGGGGAATAGTTATGGACGTGGCTTCATTTATTGCTGGTGCTGCGGTGGGATTCTGTGGGGCACAGGTGGCGCTCGGCGTGGGTCTGATCTGGTATGCCCGATGGTATAATAAAAAGAAGTTATCTCGCTGATAGGTGGAGGGTGTGCTGATGAGTGCTGATGACGTTTTTGTGATAATAAATTTGTTCGCTCTGATTCTTTTCGTCCTGGCTGTATTGCTCGCGTCGCCATTTATGAAATATGTGGAGCGCCATCAATCTGAGGTTGCTGAGCTTTTCGATTTGATTGAGAAGCGGGCTGCTGAGAGGTGGGGTGCAAAGTCGGATCTGTCTCAGGATGCCGAAAACGACTTATAAAGTTTTTAATATTTGTGCGTTAGTTGCGAGGCGGTCCGGTAGTATGGCATCGTCATAGCTGGCTAGGTAGATTTGTGATGATGGCGGCGAGTGTGTTCCTCCATGCACATGAGCTGCTGCCCCAGGGCTAGGCGTGGTCCTGGGCGATACGACTGTTCTCCTTCTGTACTACCTGTAATACCCCTCTTGTTCAAAGCCCTCTCGTTGAGGGCTTTTTGATTTGCAAACATGGGGGCTTGATTGTGGTAGATTGTTATTAAGGTCGTGTGTTTTTGGCGATTCCCACGACTCACATCCATTAAGGCCCCAGCAAAGCCGGGGCCTTTTTCGTTTAATGGCTGCATGTTGTGCGTAAAAGTGGTGGAATGGGCCGAGATTAAGGGTAGGGCGCAAGGATATTTGCGCTGTTTTGGTTGTATTTCGCATAGTGAAGTACTGCTGAGCGGGAAAACTGTAACAATTGGACAGGATTTGACAGACGATGGCGGTTCCAGGCAAGGCAGAGCTACGTAAAGCGATTCAGGCGACGGGCGGCGTGGTCTCCGATCTGGCAAAACATTACAGTGCGTCACGGCAGACGATCTATAACTGGCTGGATGCGAAGGATCTGCGAGACGAGCTGAACGCGGCACGGCAAAACCTGATTGATGTAGCCCAGGATAATATCTATGGCGCGCTGATGGATGGTGACCTAGATATTAGTAAATTTGTTCTAGAACGTAAGGGGCGTCAGTTTGGTTGGACGAGGCAGATTGACGTTGGCCAGGCGGTGCCACTCTCAAATGAACTCAAGAGTTTGCTGGATGAGATGGGCATTACGCCGGAGCAGATCGGCACGGAACTGCTGCCCGTTTTGAGAGAACTGAAGGCGCTGCAAGAGGCGGAAGCACATGGCGGCTCTGCCTGATAATAACCTTTCTGCGGCGGGTCCGGGTGTGGCGCAATTGCTGGCGAGGCGATTGGCGAGGCGATTGGTTGAGGTCCCGAAGTGGACGCTGGACGCGGAGCCTCAGAACCCTGATGACCCTGATGCGCCGATGTATGAGGTTGATGAAGCTGGACATCACGTCCGGCTTTTTTGGCATTGGGGCCAGATGCAGGCATGGGATAGCCTGAAGCGGATTATCTTTGTTTTGAGTGGCACACAGGGCGGCAAGACGTCGTTTCTGCCATGGTGGGTGTTCCGCGAGATTGTGCATACGGGCGGCGGCGATCACCTGGTGGTGACGGTGAGTTATGACCTTTTTAAGTTGAAGCTGTTGCCTGAGATCCGCGAGGTGTTTGAGCACGTGCTCGGTGTGGGACGGTATTGGGCTGGTGACCAGGTCCTTGAGATTAAAGACCCGCTAACAGGGCAGTTCCATGCACAACGAGCTGACGACAAGATGTGGGGCCGCATTATCTTGCGGTCTGCCGCGGCGAAGGGTGGGCTTGAATCCGCGACTGCCAAGAGCGCAGCGCTTGACGAGGCCGGGCAGGATGATTTTAAGGTGAGTGCATGGGAGGCGATTCAGCGGCGTGTTGCGCTGAACCAGGGGCGGACGCTGGTCACGACGACACCGTATAACCTGGGATGGATGAAGCAACGCTTGCATGACCCGGTGCAGCGGGCTAACGGTAAGCATCCTGAGATTGATCTGATCAACTTCCCGTCAACTGCGAATCCTAAGTTTAGTGAAACGGAGATGCGGCGTGCTCGTGAGACGATGCCGACGTGGAAGTACCTCATGTTTTATGAGGGCAAGTTCACACGTCCGGCAGGGTTGATCTACACAGATTTTGTCAACGAGCTGCGAGAGGCTGACGGGCACCTGGTTAAGCCGTTCAATTTACCCAAGGAGTGGCCGCGTATCGCAGGTGTGGACCCTGGCATCATCCATCAGGCGGAGGTGTGGGGCGCGGTGGATGTCGAGAACGAGACGCTTTATTTGTATCGGTCGATGATTCAGGCGCGTAAGCCGCAGGAGCAGCATGCACGGGATGCGATGAAGCGTGCGAAAGATGGCAGCGAACGGGTTATAAAGTGGGCAATTGGTGCGAAGTCTGAGATCTATCATCGAGAGGACTGGAAGGCAGCGGGTGCGAAGAATGTGGTTGAGCCGGATACAAGCGATGTGGAAGAAGGTATCGACCGCGTGACGCTGCTGTTTAAGCAGTATCGGATTTATATCTTCGATGATCTTTATGAGCTCATTGAGGAGCTGCTGACATACAGTCGTGAGACAGATGAAGATGGTGAGCCGACCGATAAGATTCGTGATAAATCCACGTTCCATCGGCTGGATGCGCTGCGGTATTTGGTGGTGGCGTATGTGAAGAAGCAGCCGAATTGGAACTTAAAGGCGAAGGTGAAGAAATATGTCTAGGGAAGTACTCGATCTGTTGCAAGCTGAGCTTGGTGATTTGGTGGGCGATTATTGGGCTGAGCGCACTGAGCAATATGGTGAGCGCGTGGCGCTGTATCGTGATTATATGGACGGCCAGCATCGGGCGAATATGACCAACGAGATGAAGAAGATGCTGCGTATTACGTCCCGCGCTGATGGACGTGATGAGGGCTTTAACGCGAATTACTGTGAGCTGGTGGTTGAATCCATGACGGACCGGCTGAAGGTGACGGGGGTCGAAGCGATTGCGCCGGATGCGCAGACAGAGCTTGTCGCGGGGGAGGATGCTGAGGCACCGGATAGCAATCAGACAGATCCGGGTAAGCCGCTGCAAGATTGGGCGGATGAGCGGCTTGATCATAATCGGTTTGATGCCTTGCAGGCGGATGTGCATGATGCTGTCATCCGTGATGGTGACAGCTTTGTGATGATCTCGTTTAACAATGAGACGCAGCGCTCCGAATGGAGCTATGAGCCGGCTTACGATGGTGATTATGGGATGCTTGTGGTTTATGACCGCATGGGCCGGAAGGTTGAAGCTGCTATTAAGATCTGGTGGGAGCGGGGGAAGCAGTACATCAATATTTATTACCCGGACCGCGTGAAAAAACTTGAAGCGGTGCGGCGGGACATCGAAGAAGACACGGCTGGGAGCTTTGAGCCTGTGCAGACGTTGATGCTTGAACCGCGTGATGTCTCCAATACGATGGTTGGCGTGCGGGTGACTGAAGGTGGTGATTTGCTGTGGACTGATCCGAGCAGCAGTGACGGCCTGGGCGTGCCGGTGGTGCCGTTCCACAACAAGCGGATTGGGCGTGCGACTCATGGTAAGAGCGAGATGGAAGGGGCTATTAGCCTCAACGATGCGCTGAACCGTAATTTGGCGTCGATGGTGATGACTGCGGAGCTGACCGCGTTTAGCATCTTGCTAGAGAAGGGTCTCGAAATTCCCGCTGGTTTAACGCCGGGGATGACAGTGGGCATCACGTTTCAGTCGCTGCTTGAGGCGGGTGTGGCAGGTGAAGATCTGGCGGGCATCCTGGGGGCGATTGATGTGAAACGGATTCAGCCCGGTGACATCGTGCCGTTCATCGACCAGGCGAAGTATCTGATTGAGCAGATCGGGACTGTGAGCCGTACGCCGCTGCCTGGGTTCATGGGTGGTGATAATGCGTCAGGTGAATCGCTCAAGCAGCGTGAAGCTGGCTTGATTGGCAAAATCAAGAAGTCACATGTCCGGCTGGGCAATAGCTGGGAGGATGTGCTGACAATGGCGCACAAGATTGAATCCGCATTTGCGACGCAATCACCGCCGGATGTACTGCGGTTTAGCTGCCAGTGGGCAGATGCTGAGGTCCGTAATGATAGCCAGTTCATCAAGGACGTGAAGGAAGTTGCTGACATCGTCGGGCAGAAAGAGACGCTGATGCAGCTCGGGACTGTCTTCGGCTGGGATGAGGCGAAGGTGACGCAGATCATGGATGAGAAGGCGGCGGAGAAGGCGCGTGTGGCTGGGGCTGTCGATCGTACGGTGCCGGATTACAGCGGTTTGAGCATCCCGGTACGTCAGCCTGACGCGTTGGCGATTGGTGCTGCTGTTTGACACAATCGCAAGCTGAAACCAAATAGAATGAGAGTAGGATCCCGGCTGGGACCGCTCTGAAATTGAAACACGCCGAAAGCGGTCACTTCCGGCGTGTGGTGCCTAAATCCTGGTTCGAGAAAGTAGGCTGTTTGTATTGTAGCACAGGGTGAGGGTGCCCGATAAAGAATGTTCTGTGGTAGAGGGAGAGAATCCGATGAGCAATTTTGATAGGTTCAAAAAAACAGCAGGTATACACGGCATGATTGCAAGCGATATAGCACACTTCGGCGGCGTACTCCGATGCAAGGAGTGTGGTAAAGAGCAGCCACTGACCGAACAGCAGATTAGTCATTACCTGGGACACGGCTGGCCTGAGTGCCATGGCGAAACCATGCTATGGGTTACGCAGCGCCAATTAGATGCAGGGGAGTAGGACAGATGAGTGAAGGACAACGTGTGAAATTAAGCGACGAAGAATCTCATGTGCTTATCAACATGTATCACTGCAACACAGCAGAGAAGGTCGTTTACTCCGACTGGTGCGATCAGAATCGACGTCAAATGATCCGGCTAACGGGGCTAGGCTATGTTGAGCATTTGCCTTGGCAAGGTGGGCAGCATTTCAACGAATACCAGCTTACTCCTATTGGCTTACTTGAAGCTCAAGAGTGCATTCGTGAGCGCATCAAGCAACTACAAAATCAGATCAAAGTGTTCGAAGAAATGATAGCGGATTAGGGAGTATGTCATGAATCCTAACACAGCATTCCAGCCTGGCGACATCGTGAGGCTGACCGCGCCTTGTACTGTCGAGATTGATGGCGACTGCGAATGCTGCGGTCGCCCAAAGTCGTTTGACATTGAGTTAGCCGAAGGTCGCATATTCGAAGTCGCGCATGATGACGGCAGTAGATATGTTAGCGTGCACTTTGTGAGTAACCAGTATAGGCGCCAGCGCATTTTACTGGATGCCTGGTTTGTCGAGATGGTGCGCCGACCGGAGAACTTCCCGCGCTGCTATTCGGTCGATTTATTTACGTTTGCTGGCGTGACGGTTTAGCATCTTAGCCCGATAACCGTCTTTATGTGGACAAGGGAGTATTTAGAAATGACACCAGATTGTAAATATTGCACAGCACCAGCACAGCTAGGTAAGACGCTGTGCGAGGACTGCGAAGAAATCCTACGGGTACAGCAAGAGGATGCAGACGACGATATGTACTATGAGTCTGATTACGATGATTTTGATCCGTATATTGAGCACGGCGAAACCGTATGGTTAGATGGCTTCTTTTACGATGTGGTTGTCACTGTTGACGATAGTATGCGCGTGACAATTGAGCATAGTCCTGTTTACTACTCGTGCTGGGATGGCAAGCTGCCATTCTGAGCCATTACCCGACAAGTTACTTTATAAGCTAGAGGAGAAAATCATGCCAAAGGATACAGAAACAACGCGGATCCCCGTTGAAAATTGGACAAATAGCCAGCTTCACGACACGCTTTATGCTGCGTCCGAAGTCCAGGGGCTATTCCCTGACTGCGAATTTACAAAACAACTAGAGTCTTTTTTAGATATGTTATGGGATGAAGTTCATCATCGTGAAGATGAGGAGGATAAAGAAGCTGAGATATTGGAAACTCAGTAGCTTAACCTCGTAACGGATTTTATGCAACGTCTCCAGCGGTACAGTTGCGCAAGAACAGAAACAGTATATATTTATATATACTGGTTTTTCAATAGGTGAGCGAAGAAATGAATTTTTGGGAAGGTGTTCTTTCAGGCACTATCGCCACTATTGTTGGGGGAATAATCTTACACTTCTTAATTCAAAGCTTAAACTATTCTCCTCCCAAAGGGCCAGAGTTAAATGATTCATCAAGCGGGTGTGCATACCTACTTTTATTAGTATTTTTTACTATAGTATTTTATGTTCTTATCCAGGGTATCAATGAGGGACCCATTATTGGGATTTCACTGCCAATATATGAAGGGAATTAGTGGGATATTAATCTGTTTTATCCGGCTGAAATTGCTCTTTAGATAGACTGAGGGCACGCCT
The Phototrophicus methaneseepsis DNA segment above includes these coding regions:
- a CDS encoding ParB/RepB/Spo0J family partition protein, giving the protein MPKDRYNGAQKADPFDQNPDPATLEDMDERIFGARDIGIDTGRIVARPVSIDEIWPDLRQPRRAIPAEMRGEFAGNPAHVASLLKHWHKEVERVSGIEIDLGLQLSGVANELDIDIEGMPAWVEEFLTLVGLAASIRTNGLINPITVNHQVDRYIIETGERRWLAHHLLLAEVGNEFAKIPAQEVLEINLWRQADENGNRRPLNAIGMARQIALLIMDMYEHEDQTVFQPYEALVRPGECDRAYYAQVSNGYTYKVKDGYLDKMLKATGLPSSRVLSAYRALLRVDDDLWIKADRDSWPEKWIRDEQDSRRNPVKHAESLPQGKHPDDESLPDGKHHVPETGGIERFLGEKPDMQRPARTDGMDREQVDAYYDEAHLRRSGPTWDDPEPEPPVELEYVDDDDDYDPGEFAGHIPAADASPVIDYHMRGVIGKFADLALQYNDRELALRLQSWRDMTKKQVQDQLAVAEGGAQLAQFIHELMVDLNQFLMDKPARQIEQLAKEQIRRFME
- a CDS encoding terminase, whose amino-acid sequence is MAALPDNNLSAAGPGVAQLLARRLARRLVEVPKWTLDAEPQNPDDPDAPMYEVDEAGHHVRLFWHWGQMQAWDSLKRIIFVLSGTQGGKTSFLPWWVFREIVHTGGGDHLVVTVSYDLFKLKLLPEIREVFEHVLGVGRYWAGDQVLEIKDPLTGQFHAQRADDKMWGRIILRSAAAKGGLESATAKSAALDEAGQDDFKVSAWEAIQRRVALNQGRTLVTTTPYNLGWMKQRLHDPVQRANGKHPEIDLINFPSTANPKFSETEMRRARETMPTWKYLMFYEGKFTRPAGLIYTDFVNELREADGHLVKPFNLPKEWPRIAGVDPGIIHQAEVWGAVDVENETLYLYRSMIQARKPQEQHARDAMKRAKDGSERVIKWAIGAKSEIYHREDWKAAGAKNVVEPDTSDVEEGIDRVTLLFKQYRIYIFDDLYELIEELLTYSRETDEDGEPTDKIRDKSTFHRLDALRYLVVAYVKKQPNWNLKAKVKKYV
- a CDS encoding helix-turn-helix domain-containing protein — its product is MTATQYTEKRRALAGLSGNAYKVLDYLCILADERGVAWPKQDDISDGVALAENTVRERLDELVEAGYVRYLRKDSRDELTRRKEGNVYILNPSLLLTTSEEGSQLWNGANPSLKNCGRQEQLQEHLQEQVQELPTDSQHHYFGCFIDVSDLGRVGGSDSDVSESSDTGCDDLPLFQYERELMAGSDLFRDLVQSAETADRPRDGLADRLAYWQIGASVTRRWVEQYGIDLVEQAYAHVKRSENVKNPAALMGWSLKNPQHIRRVTVPVADVLMDGSRYASGQYADFILS
- a CDS encoding phage portal protein, with protein sequence MSREVLDLLQAELGDLVGDYWAERTEQYGERVALYRDYMDGQHRANMTNEMKKMLRITSRADGRDEGFNANYCELVVESMTDRLKVTGVEAIAPDAQTELVAGEDAEAPDSNQTDPGKPLQDWADERLDHNRFDALQADVHDAVIRDGDSFVMISFNNETQRSEWSYEPAYDGDYGMLVVYDRMGRKVEAAIKIWWERGKQYINIYYPDRVKKLEAVRRDIEEDTAGSFEPVQTLMLEPRDVSNTMVGVRVTEGGDLLWTDPSSSDGLGVPVVPFHNKRIGRATHGKSEMEGAISLNDALNRNLASMVMTAELTAFSILLEKGLEIPAGLTPGMTVGITFQSLLEAGVAGEDLAGILGAIDVKRIQPGDIVPFIDQAKYLIEQIGTVSRTPLPGFMGGDNASGESLKQREAGLIGKIKKSHVRLGNSWEDVLTMAHKIESAFATQSPPDVLRFSCQWADAEVRNDSQFIKDVKEVADIVGQKETLMQLGTVFGWDEAKVTQIMDEKAAEKARVAGAVDRTVPDYSGLSIPVRQPDALAIGAAV
- a CDS encoding DUF5131 family protein, with translation MMKDSKIGWTTHSWNPWGWVCNKVSEGCKNCYMFAMAARFHKENPATRSPEWREQESARELRSFRLGDVIFVNSMSDTYSERVPDEYIERVHQTVQANHDKVFLLLTKRPERALALADQLVWPKNLWVGTSVEMEKHIHRLDTLLQLPTRNFFVSAEPLLEALPSLYWYLQPNSTDGKCIEWVIVGGESGRNRRLFDKEWARDIQWMCGEFETPFFFKQGSDAVSGQDRDLDGRTWDETPDWSKYVDDNPTQMMLSDIIPF